CTTGCTGTTACTAGTTACTTCTCGTCATCAGTGAATCAAACCGAAACCAAATCGAACTCGACTAACTCCGGTTTAACCTGCTGGAAGATTTCAAACAATGTAATGTAATGCTGTGCCCATCGTGACAACACAAAAGGGTAATAGGAAGAACTGACCAAGTCTTCCTCGGAGTCAAATAACAAGCATATTCCATGCTCCTAGCTATAAAAATACAGCAAAACAAAGACAGCAACATGTTTGTTATAAAGAATAGTCTTTGTCCTGTCTTCACTTTCATctcccaacaaaaaaaaaactccaaaaaagaaaaacgatAAAACAAAAGCTCTGGATTCAGAATCACAgatcaagaaaaagaagatgcCAATAAAGGTATTGTCATCCCTCGACGCAGCTCGAATACAATGGTACCATTTCAAAGCCATCATAGTCGCAGGCATGGGACTATTCACCGACGCTTACGACCTCTTCTGCATCGCGCCCGTCATGAAAATGATCAGCCACGTTTACTACCACGGCGACTCCATCAACACGGCCGTTCTCTCCACCTCTTACGCCATCGCTCTCCTCGGGACAGCGACTGGTCAACTCGTGTTCGGTTACCTCGGCGACCGGGTCGGTCGTCGCCGAGTCTACGGCCTTTGTCTCGTCATCATGGTCATAAGCTCCTTCGGTTGTGGCTTCTCTGTGTGCACCACTCGTAGGTCTTGCGTTATGGTTAGTCTCGGTTTCTTCCGGTTTATTCTCGGTTTGGGTATCGGTGGTGATTATCCTCTCTCGGCTACCATTATGTCTGAGTTTGCTAATAAGAGGACGCGTGGCGCGTTTATAGCTGCGGTGTTTTCGATGCAAGGGTTGGGGATTCTTGTGAGCTCAGCCGTGACGATGGCTGTTTGCGTGGCGTTTAAAAGAGGTGGCGGCGGTGGTTTGGAGGAGGAGGTTGTGCCGCCTGAAGCTGACGTGGCGTGGAGGCTTATACTAATGATAGGTGCTCTTCCCGCTGCATTGACGTTTTACTGGCGAATGCTGATGCCTGAGACCGCAAGGTCCGTCCAAAACTtatctttttcaatttttagtaataaactaattagtattattttcaatattttccttttacttgcattaatatattttgtatatccAATCACATATCAGAATGGACGTAATGCAGAACGTTCTCTTGTCtcactatatatttttattggctACTTGACTCGCATTTTAAATATTGAAAGCTACTAGATTTTCTAATTTCATTCTATAGGATTAAAGCTACCCTATTTTGATAGTTTTTCTTGGACAAACTAATTGTATATGATGTTTTATGTTTAGGACGCATTTATCAGTTGTTATACGAGTTATTAGAATTAGAACCAATCATTTTTTGTGAACGCTTCTCTAGCTAGATACATtgtatttcaaaagaaaatcattttttttgtctttaacGAATATTTTCTTGTAATTGACTATTCTTATACAAGTTTTCCGATCAGTCACAGATATATATACCTGACTTATGATCGAATTCAAGAGCTTTCAGtggatttttaattaattgaaGATAGAAAAGGTTTTctattctataaaaaaatgttagagTAAGTGGTAGGTTTGGAACCATAGCTTGAtggtattttagatattttttctataaaatatcaGATTCCTTAAAAAAGTGTAgctatatgtatattttaaccGCTAGGGTACTGATAGATCAATGATTTAGAAGGTTGCAAATTAGTGATTTGTTTCAAATGATTCATTGACTTTGCAAGGGATACTCGGATGGATGGATACCAAATACTGTGGTATATACCTTACCAGCTAGTATACATCTTATCCTTGCGTATTCAAGACTGGCTATTCCAAGTCTCCACCAatcattttaactaaaaaagtctTCACCAATCATATATTTACACTATTTTTAAATCCTCTATTATTTCTTtcatctaatatttttatatacctCAGGTATAAGATCCAGCTAATCCATTGATTAGTTTTCatttcaagtatttaaaattatccCCACACGTACTCCAGTTCTTCCAACACTATAGTCTCTACGGCAttcattagaaaataaataaaaagtcaaaataacaaaaactagattttgaaagTATAGAAAATCTTACATAAATTACGGGTTATTAATTAAAAGTTGTACTGATGCATGCAGATACACAGCACTTGTGGAAAACAACATTGTCCAAGCAGCAAAAGACATGGAGAGAGTAATGTCAATAACTGATGATATCTCTGATGAAACAACGACGGAgacaccacctcctcctcctcctttgcCGCCTTCATACACACTCTTCTCCCTTCGCTTCCTCCGCCTCCACGGCCGCGACCTCTTTGCCGCATCTGTTAATTGGTTCCTAGTAGACGTTGTTTTCTACACAAGCAACCTCCTCCTCTCCCAaatcttcagtcactactcggATATACCTTCTTCCTCCACCGCTGAGAATGTCTACGACGCAGCCTTCAGAGTGGCGGAACTAGGAGCCATCATAGCCGCTTGCTCCACCATCCCCGGTTATTGGTTCACAGTTTACTTCATCGACAAGATAGGTCGTGTTAAGATCCAGATAATGGGGTTTTTCTTCATGGCCGTTGTGTATTTGGTCGCAGGGATACCGTACACGTGGTACTGGTCAAAGCATGAGCAGACCAAGAAAGGCTTTATGGTTCTCTACGGTTTGGTTTTTTTCTTTAGTAACTTTGGTCCCAACACTACAACTTTTATCATCCCCGCAGAGCTTTTCCCGGCTAGGTTTAGGTCGACATGTCACGGGATATCTGGAGCCGCGGGTAAGCTTGGGGCTATTGTGGGCACTGTTGGGTTCTTGTGGGCTACGAAGAAGGCAGACGATGGCGATGATATGAACAAGGTTTATCCCGATGTGAACCGTATGAGAGCTGCGTTCTTGATTCTTGGTGGAGTTTGCATTGCGGGCATCTTTGTGACTTACTTCTTCACCAAGGAAACTATGGGAAGATCGTTAGAGGAGAATGAGCACGAACAAGAACGAGTTAACAATGATGAGAGCGAAGATGAGCCACAGAATGTTGGCAGGCAATCCTCGGCAAGCACTTTGCTTCAGACACAATAATGGCCGAGAATACCAAACTCATGTATATCAGTTCACGTTTAGTTGACAATGGAAGCCACTTTTATGTTTCTGTTAGTTCTtgatattttttgtcttttgatattttttgtacTATTACTTCTTATCCAAGAAACTGTTCAATCTAGTCTTCCTTTGGTTTTCTTCAGtttgataatgattttttttttttcaaacattcTTTTATATTCAGTTTATTATTGCTCATAGTTGTTACAACatttaaattcatatataattcaaaagagaacacaactaaaataataaattcatgATAACATTCATATTGATATGAAGATAGTGATCAAATACAGATAAGATCAAATGACTTCATCACTTAGTCTTGGTGGGGAAAGAAGCCATCTTGTTGATTCCACAGAGCCCCTCTGGTTTACCAGTGTTCCTCTTCATCCTGATGTAACCCTTCTCTCCCCATGTTGGTCCCCAAGAATTTTTAACAATAATGTAATCTGAACCCTTGCTTGATCCATACCCAACCGCAGCCACACCGTGGTCCAAATCAACTCCGCACCGTCCATCAAAGACACCCTTAAtataccaaaacaaaataattcaaaCATCAAGAATATTAATCATTTACTTGATCATGTGTTTAATAATGTACTTACACCGCTGTAGAACTGGAACTCTCTACCAGAGGCATCAATGGCCACACTGAGAGGTTGATGAGCCAATGCCTTCAAGATACTTTTCTCATCGTTCCTAGGTACATCTTGGTGCCCACTGATAGTCACCATTTCAGATTCATCCTTCTGCGTCTCGCAAGTTCCTTCTTCCATGGAGTAAGGATAATCCTCTTCCTTGCGAAGGCCTCCGTTCTTGACAATGTACTCAAAAGCATAGTCCATGAGACCACCGTTGCAGCCATTGTTGTAGGTTGTGTCACAGTCTATGAGTTCTTGCTCAGACAATGTT
The sequence above is drawn from the Brassica napus cultivar Da-Ae chromosome A8, Da-Ae, whole genome shotgun sequence genome and encodes:
- the LOC106416268 gene encoding probable inorganic phosphate transporter 1-8 produces the protein MPIKVLSSLDAARIQWYHFKAIIVAGMGLFTDAYDLFCIAPVMKMISHVYYHGDSINTAVLSTSYAIALLGTATGQLVFGYLGDRVGRRRVYGLCLVIMVISSFGCGFSVCTTRRSCVMVSLGFFRFILGLGIGGDYPLSATIMSEFANKRTRGAFIAAVFSMQGLGILVSSAVTMAVCVAFKRGGGGGLEEEVVPPEADVAWRLILMIGALPAALTFYWRMLMPETARYTALVENNIVQAAKDMERVMSITDDISDETTTETPPPPPPLPPSYTLFSLRFLRLHGRDLFAASVNWFLVDVVFYTSNLLLSQIFSHYSDIPSSSTAENVYDAAFRVAELGAIIAACSTIPGYWFTVYFIDKIGRVKIQIMGFFFMAVVYLVAGIPYTWYWSKHEQTKKGFMVLYGLVFFFSNFGPNTTTFIIPAELFPARFRSTCHGISGAAGKLGAIVGTVGFLWATKKADDGDDMNKVYPDVNRMRAAFLILGGVCIAGIFVTYFFTKETMGRSLEENEHEQERVNNDESEDEPQNVGRQSSASTLLQTQ